A region from the Salicibibacter cibarius genome encodes:
- a CDS encoding spore morphogenesis/germination protein YwcE — translation MGVFFLYLFIASATPLFLWKEKRWLALASLPLLIVMWIMSGFYVANMLTPAAHTFFMILFSFNVLLAHVGAIILYVKPEWWKRFATD, via the coding sequence ATGGGAGTCTTCTTTTTATATTTGTTTATTGCCAGTGCCACCCCGCTCTTCCTTTGGAAAGAGAAACGTTGGTTGGCCCTCGCCAGTTTGCCGCTCTTAATTGTGATGTGGATCATGTCCGGGTTTTATGTTGCCAATATGCTAACACCTGCCGCGCATACGTTTTTTATGATTTTGTTTTCGTTTAACGTACTTCTGGCCCATGTGGGCGCGATTATTCTATATGTAAAACCGGAATGGTGGAAACGTTTCGCAACTGATTAA
- the thpD gene encoding ectoine hydroxylase, translating into MRTDLYPSRVGKDAELMKRTDPVIHNRGKMDGPLASNQLDSYENNGYLMLDDVFSDEEVNIMSEHLNDTLEAQRGQKSDTVVLEPEGDEVRSIFEVHKHNDFFSRLAANEHLVKAAQQLLGSDVYITQSRINFKPGFSGKEFYWHSDFETWHVEDGMPSPRAVSCSIILTDNYEYNGPLMLIPGSHQWFVSCPGETPDANYEQSLQKQELGVPDPESLNKLFEKAGKRIDRATGKAGMVLFFESNIMHGSSGNISPLPRSNAFFVYNSTENQLEEPFGNAKPRPEFLANRAQIKPIQPQPTFREKAGSK; encoded by the coding sequence TTGCGTACTGATTTGTATCCTTCACGAGTAGGAAAAGATGCAGAACTAATGAAGCGAACAGATCCAGTTATTCATAATCGGGGCAAAATGGATGGCCCGTTAGCTTCGAACCAGCTTGATTCTTACGAGAACAATGGCTACCTGATGCTCGATGACGTATTTAGCGACGAAGAAGTCAACATCATGTCTGAACACCTCAATGACACATTAGAGGCACAAAGAGGACAAAAATCGGATACTGTCGTTCTTGAACCTGAAGGAGACGAAGTAAGATCGATTTTTGAAGTTCACAAACATAACGATTTTTTCAGCCGGCTTGCTGCAAATGAACACCTCGTCAAAGCAGCGCAGCAATTGCTCGGAAGTGACGTCTACATTACGCAGTCCCGCATTAACTTTAAACCCGGCTTTAGCGGAAAGGAATTTTATTGGCATTCCGATTTTGAAACGTGGCACGTGGAAGACGGCATGCCGAGCCCGCGTGCGGTTAGTTGCTCGATTATTCTGACTGATAATTACGAATACAACGGTCCGTTAATGCTGATTCCCGGCTCCCATCAATGGTTTGTGTCTTGTCCGGGGGAGACGCCGGACGCGAATTACGAACAGTCCCTTCAAAAACAAGAGCTCGGGGTTCCCGATCCGGAAAGTTTAAACAAACTATTTGAAAAAGCCGGAAAACGCATCGATCGCGCAACCGGCAAAGCCGGAATGGTCCTGTTCTTCGAAAGCAATATCATGCACGGTTCCAGCGGCAATATTTCACCATTGCCGAGAAGCAACGCCTTTTTCGTCTACAATTCGACTGAAAACCAACTGGAAGAACCGTTTGGAAATGCGAAACCCAGACCTGAATTTCTCGCCAATCGCGCTCAGATTAAACCGATTCAGCCGCAACCGACGTTCAGAGAAAAAGCAGGATCGAAATAA
- the qoxC gene encoding cytochrome aa3 quinol oxidase subunit III — translation MEREDFPGEETPLEYQTETGEYNIFGFWMFLGAEIVLFSTLFGTYFVLIYRTASSIPPTEVFSMGLVLVMTFTLLTSSFTSGLAIHEMRLGNVTRMLIWIGITLVLGLGFLGMEIYEFVEYASEGATLATSAYWSSFFLLLGTHGLHVAMGVAWFIIILIQIKMRGLTPATANKTFIASLYWHFLDVIWIFIFTGVYLLRLVIA, via the coding sequence ATCGAACGTGAAGACTTCCCTGGAGAAGAAACCCCATTGGAATATCAAACGGAAACCGGAGAGTATAACATTTTCGGTTTCTGGATGTTCCTGGGAGCGGAAATCGTTCTCTTCTCCACCCTTTTCGGGACGTATTTTGTGCTTATTTACCGCACGGCATCAAGTATTCCTCCTACTGAAGTTTTCAGTATGGGATTGGTGCTTGTAATGACCTTCACCCTGCTGACGAGCAGTTTTACAAGCGGGCTCGCGATTCATGAAATGCGCCTTGGAAATGTGACGCGCATGCTGATTTGGATAGGGATCACGCTAGTGCTGGGACTTGGTTTTTTGGGAATGGAAATTTATGAGTTTGTGGAGTATGCCAGTGAAGGAGCAACCTTGGCTACGAGCGCTTATTGGTCCTCCTTTTTCCTTCTTCTCGGAACTCACGGTTTGCACGTTGCTATGGGTGTGGCTTGGTTCATCATTATCCTGATTCAAATTAAAATGCGGGGATTAACTCCGGCGACCGCCAATAAAACGTTCATTGCCAGCCTTTATTGGCACTTTCTCGATGTCATCTGGATTTTCATATTTACGGGCGTATACTTGTTAAGGTTGGTGATCGCATGA
- the qoxD gene encoding cytochrome aa3 quinol oxidase subunit IV, with amino-acid sequence MSNGTTVTKKGHFPWKHVVGFISSIVLTLVALWIAFYSAFSVRTIVILIFSLAFIQAALQLLMFMHMAESSNGRIQVGHILFSAFVAIVVAVGSYWVMEFGIHLEHHM; translated from the coding sequence ATGAGTAACGGAACAACAGTCACAAAAAAAGGGCATTTCCCGTGGAAACACGTCGTCGGCTTTATCAGCTCCATTGTATTAACGTTGGTCGCTTTATGGATTGCTTTTTATTCAGCGTTCAGTGTCCGGACGATCGTTATATTGATCTTTTCGCTTGCCTTTATTCAAGCTGCCTTGCAATTGCTGATGTTCATGCATATGGCCGAGAGCAGTAATGGCAGAATTCAAGTGGGACATATTCTCTTTTCCGCGTTTGTTGCTATTGTTGTTGCCGTTGGGTCGTATTGGGTGATGGAATTTGGTATTCACCTTGAGCATCATATGTAA